CTCCTGAAGGCGCACGAAGATCATCAGCGCGGTGATCTCGGTCTCGTAGGGCATGTTGCCGGCGATGAAGATGATGGCGCCGAACTCGCCCAGCGAGCGCACGAAGGCGAGCCCCGTGCCGGTGACCAGCGCCGGCCACAGGTGGGGCAGGATCACCCGCCGAAACGCCGTGGCGTCACTGGCGCCCAGCGTCAGCGCCGCCTCGTCCACTTCATGGGGCAGGTCCTCCAGCACCGGCTGCACGGTACGCACCACGAAGGGGATGCTGGTGAAGGCCATGGCGAGCGCGATGCCCACCCAGGTGTAGGCCACCTGCAGCCCCAGCGGCTCGAGCAGTCGGCCCATCCAGCCGTTGCTCGAGTAGAGGGTGGCCAGGGTGATGCCGGCCACCGCCGTGGGCAGGGCGAAGGGGAGGTCCATCAGGGCGTCGAGCAGGCGCTTGCCGGGAAACTCGTAGCGCACCAGCACCCAGGCCAGCAGCAGGCCGAAGGCGGCGTTGACCAGCGCCGCCACGAAGGCGGCGCCGATGGTGACCGTGTAGCTGGCCACCACCCGGCCATCGCTGATGATCGCCCAGTACTCGGCGAGGCTCAGTCCGGCCAGCTGGCCGAACAGGCCGGTCATCGGCAGCAGCAGCACCAGCGACACGAACAGCAGGCTCACGCCCAGCGACAGGCCGAACCCCGGCAGCACCCGCTTGGGGGCGCGGCCGATGGCGAAGGGAAGGGCGCGGGTGCTCATGGACGTGGCTCGTCTCCGAAGGCGCGGGTGGCTCAGCGGCGCTGCAGCTGATCGAGCAGGGCGCCGCCGGCAAAGTGCTCTTCCATGGCTTGATCCCAGCTGCCGAAGATCTCCTCGACGCGCAGAAGCTCGGTCTCCGGGAACTGGTCGGCGAACTCCTCGACCACCGCTTCGTGGTGCACGCGGTAGTTGAAGCCGGCCAGGGTGCGCTGGGCCTCCTCGCCGTAGAGGTACTCCACGTAGGCCTGGGCCAGGTCGCTGTTGCCGTTGCGCTCGGCGTTGGGAGCGACCACCGCCACCGGGAACTCCGCCAGGATGCTGACCGGCGGCACGATCACTTCATAGTCGTCCTCGCCGTATTCGCCGCGGATGTTGTTGACCTCGGACTCGAAGCTGATC
The Halomonas alkalicola DNA segment above includes these coding regions:
- the cysT gene encoding sulfate ABC transporter permease subunit CysT, yielding MSTRALPFAIGRAPKRVLPGFGLSLGVSLLFVSLVLLLPMTGLFGQLAGLSLAEYWAIISDGRVVASYTVTIGAAFVAALVNAAFGLLLAWVLVRYEFPGKRLLDALMDLPFALPTAVAGITLATLYSSNGWMGRLLEPLGLQVAYTWVGIALAMAFTSIPFVVRTVQPVLEDLPHEVDEAALTLGASDATAFRRVILPHLWPALVTGTGLAFVRSLGEFGAIIFIAGNMPYETEITALMIFVRLQEYDYAGASAIASVVLFVSLALLLAINIWQGRFIKRLHGGHG